The proteins below are encoded in one region of Erinaceus europaeus chromosome 15, mEriEur2.1, whole genome shotgun sequence:
- the CLN3 gene encoding battenin isoform X2, which translates to MEGCAAARHRLSDSEAEAPRGSRVPAMDRPGTHWKNSAGFWLLGLCNNFSYVVMLSAAHDILSHQRAPGNQSHVNPEPTPTVHNTSSRFDCNSVSTAAVLLADILPTLLIKLLAPLGLHLLPYSPRVLVSGVSAAGSFLLVAFSQSVALSLCGVVLASVSSGLGEVTFLSLTAFYPRAVISWWSSGTGGAGLLGALSYLGLTQAGLSPQHTLLSMLGIPALLLASYFILLTSPASQDPGGEEEAETAARQPLIDSETPETKPGASSDLSPEEKWVVFKGLLHYIGPLVLVYFAEYFINQGLFELLYFRNTTLSHAQQYRWYQMLYQAGVFASRSSLRCFRIRFTWILALLQCLNLAFLLADVWLSFLPSIYLVFLIILYEGLLGGAAYVNTFHNIALETSHKHLEFAMTAACVSDTLGISLSGLVALPVHNFLCHLS; encoded by the exons ATGGAAGGCTGTGCGGCCGCGCGGCACCGCCTTTCGGATTCCGAGG CGGAGGCGCCCAGGGGCTCCCGGGTTCCCGCCATGGACCGGCCCGGCACCCACTGGAAGAACTCGGCGGGCTTCTG GCTCTTGGGCCTTTGCAACAACTTCTCTTACGTGGTGATGCTCAGTGCTGCGCATGACATCCTCAGCCACCAGAGGGCACCTGGGAACCAGAGCCAT GTGAACCCAGAACCCACGCCCACCGTGCACAACACCTCGTCTCGGTTTGACTGCAACTCTGTCTCCACAGCT GcagtgctcctggcagacattctccccaccctcctcatCAAGCTGCTGGCTCCTTTGGGGCTCCATCTGCTGCCCTACAG CCCCCGGGTCCTCGTCAGTGGCGTCTCTGCTGCAGGGAGCTTCCTGCTGGTGGCCTTTTCTCAGTCTGTGGCTCTcagcctctgtg GTGTGGTCCTGGCCAGCGTCTCCTCTGGTCTGGGGGAGgtcaccttcctctctctcaccgCCTTCTACCCCAG ggctgtgatctcctggTGGTCCTCAGGTACCGGAGGAGCAGGGCTGCTGGGGGCGCTGTCCTACCTGGGCCTCACGCAGGCAGGCCTCTCCCCTCAGCACACGCTGCTGTCCATGCTGGGCATCCCCGCCCTGCTGCTGGCCAG CTATTTCATCCTGCTCACGTCCCCTGCGTCCCAGGAccctggaggggaagaggaggctgAGACAGCCGCTCGGCAGCCCCTGATCGACAGTGAGACCCCAGAGACGAAGCCAG GTGCAAGCTCAGACCTCTCCCCTGAGGAGAAATGGGTCGTATTCAAG GGCCTGCTGCACTACATCGGCCCCTTGGTCCTGGTCTACTTTGCTGAGTACTTCATCAACCAGGGACTC TTTGAGCTCCTCTACTTCCGGAACACAACCCTGAGTCACGCTCAGCAGTACCGCTG GTACCAGATGCTGTACCAGGCCGGTGTCTTCGCCTCCCGCTCTTCTCTGCGTTGCTTTCGGATCCGCTTCACCTGGATCCTGGCGCTGCTGCAG TGCCTCAACCTGGCCTTCCTGCTGGCGGACGTGTGGTTGAGCTTCCTGCCAAGTATCTACCTCGTCTTCCTGATCATTCTGTACGAGGGGCTCCTGGGAGGCGCGGCCTACGTGAACACCTTCCACAACATCGCCCTGGAG ACCAGCCACAAGCACCTGGAGTTCGCCATGACAGCGGCCTGTGTCTCTGACACGCTGGGGATCTCCCTGTCGGGGCTAGTGGCCCTCCCTGTGCACAACTTCCTCTGCCACCTCTCCTGA
- the CLN3 gene encoding battenin isoform X1, with amino-acid sequence MEGCAAARHRLSDSEAAEAPRGSRVPAMDRPGTHWKNSAGFWLLGLCNNFSYVVMLSAAHDILSHQRAPGNQSHVNPEPTPTVHNTSSRFDCNSVSTAAVLLADILPTLLIKLLAPLGLHLLPYSPRVLVSGVSAAGSFLLVAFSQSVALSLCGVVLASVSSGLGEVTFLSLTAFYPRAVISWWSSGTGGAGLLGALSYLGLTQAGLSPQHTLLSMLGIPALLLASYFILLTSPASQDPGGEEEAETAARQPLIDSETPETKPGASSDLSPEEKWVVFKGLLHYIGPLVLVYFAEYFINQGLFELLYFRNTTLSHAQQYRWYQMLYQAGVFASRSSLRCFRIRFTWILALLQCLNLAFLLADVWLSFLPSIYLVFLIILYEGLLGGAAYVNTFHNIALETSHKHLEFAMTAACVSDTLGISLSGLVALPVHNFLCHLS; translated from the exons ATGGAAGGCTGTGCGGCCGCGCGGCACCGCCTTTCGGATTCCGAGG CAGCGGAGGCGCCCAGGGGCTCCCGGGTTCCCGCCATGGACCGGCCCGGCACCCACTGGAAGAACTCGGCGGGCTTCTG GCTCTTGGGCCTTTGCAACAACTTCTCTTACGTGGTGATGCTCAGTGCTGCGCATGACATCCTCAGCCACCAGAGGGCACCTGGGAACCAGAGCCAT GTGAACCCAGAACCCACGCCCACCGTGCACAACACCTCGTCTCGGTTTGACTGCAACTCTGTCTCCACAGCT GcagtgctcctggcagacattctccccaccctcctcatCAAGCTGCTGGCTCCTTTGGGGCTCCATCTGCTGCCCTACAG CCCCCGGGTCCTCGTCAGTGGCGTCTCTGCTGCAGGGAGCTTCCTGCTGGTGGCCTTTTCTCAGTCTGTGGCTCTcagcctctgtg GTGTGGTCCTGGCCAGCGTCTCCTCTGGTCTGGGGGAGgtcaccttcctctctctcaccgCCTTCTACCCCAG ggctgtgatctcctggTGGTCCTCAGGTACCGGAGGAGCAGGGCTGCTGGGGGCGCTGTCCTACCTGGGCCTCACGCAGGCAGGCCTCTCCCCTCAGCACACGCTGCTGTCCATGCTGGGCATCCCCGCCCTGCTGCTGGCCAG CTATTTCATCCTGCTCACGTCCCCTGCGTCCCAGGAccctggaggggaagaggaggctgAGACAGCCGCTCGGCAGCCCCTGATCGACAGTGAGACCCCAGAGACGAAGCCAG GTGCAAGCTCAGACCTCTCCCCTGAGGAGAAATGGGTCGTATTCAAG GGCCTGCTGCACTACATCGGCCCCTTGGTCCTGGTCTACTTTGCTGAGTACTTCATCAACCAGGGACTC TTTGAGCTCCTCTACTTCCGGAACACAACCCTGAGTCACGCTCAGCAGTACCGCTG GTACCAGATGCTGTACCAGGCCGGTGTCTTCGCCTCCCGCTCTTCTCTGCGTTGCTTTCGGATCCGCTTCACCTGGATCCTGGCGCTGCTGCAG TGCCTCAACCTGGCCTTCCTGCTGGCGGACGTGTGGTTGAGCTTCCTGCCAAGTATCTACCTCGTCTTCCTGATCATTCTGTACGAGGGGCTCCTGGGAGGCGCGGCCTACGTGAACACCTTCCACAACATCGCCCTGGAG ACCAGCCACAAGCACCTGGAGTTCGCCATGACAGCGGCCTGTGTCTCTGACACGCTGGGGATCTCCCTGTCGGGGCTAGTGGCCCTCCCTGTGCACAACTTCCTCTGCCACCTCTCCTGA